One genomic segment of Hordeum vulgare subsp. vulgare chromosome 2H, MorexV3_pseudomolecules_assembly, whole genome shotgun sequence includes these proteins:
- the LOC123426294 gene encoding protein ESSENTIAL FOR POTEXVIRUS ACCUMULATION 1, which produces MAASPDRANDDLRRRLAVDTPPPPQIAKEKQGLDTDVPLSPQWLMKEPSSQGSRSDATKTSGNGEDMDSSAKKKDVFRASVLDGETARRDRWRDDEREPNSGPRWARWRETDKEQGDPRKVEKWSDDSSKFSVDGRRAPQERWGDSSNKEGNYDQRREGKWMTRWGSNDKESENWRDRWGDSGKEGDASREKGFSQLVAHGKDGNIHDKDTERDDNISRSWKSSHPVGRGRGDSSYHPSQISQKPSSLYGYGRGKPDNEITGFSGSRGKFTPSSGSINAGSTGSSRPFHLGLLSDRPGGASGDRTAFRYSRMKLLDIYRTTSHVTDFKMPVDVCEEGSFMQEEMLEPLALFAPTTDEAVILKAIDKGEIINSGVYQVSKDGSVGKSNPDGVPSKQSKLGGRDDRPGSADDLKGETAGSLRGVPGNVDSLRTETPSYVVPQRSRFIGDHRLGPTDLPQQMPNVFDQESKVVGMTGVDELTSPIQPYPNPENLSLYYKDPQGRIQGPFSGADIIGWFEASYFGIDLLVRVANAPNDAPFLMLGDVMPHLRAKARPPPGFSTTKSSDMLMPETPPTGKFVSSSSTHGGSAGVGIFNSGPSRNGGAVEAQNRFLESLMSNTMQGPSAAMTGGLNEYNSSSFGNIAMAGGEIGNNMNYLLAQQRLLERQKSAQNAVPYWSADGIPAAQAQNKDTASEMSSLNSKVPSSMADPSRQASQSQNVDLLAMLHSAEKPKAPTGLPPWSNYPEARNLNPNLHVDLTQGPLNMHQNLQNSQQMATAVQQQNFMPQNQPPLSHLPSEKLLAEISQDPQLLHMFQQQYLLSQLQLQSQPPVTPQPQSQLSMLDKMILLQQQQQQQQQQLQQRLQLEQQQLLLQQQHLVSHVAPHGHPNQQLDDPFGSKHTTLPAGDSMNLGVRTIQEVLEADRILANHGAPQGQQSSQAFMNMRGMEGVGTSQSSVPTVPLPHEFFMGAPSKERFPHPQKLENSASDNTQLSASMVNTMQTEVAERYKDASGNYQQVGIGKVESRPANVLSLRSTETSSSALSEAKGFPETLLNTISETMPPHNRVQEITNTLDAVELTMTTDAKTPDAQETKKAEKKKKQKKKQTGVDVGKGAPNTVSQQPRLEAEVDGSTQAVTKHGLPDDTDQLFWGSTARVESSSRAVGPPLGFESYVNLPAKSLPEEYAINRAEWEPSALSEQHAAASQKGWKHTQGPRPKSLLEIQAEEQLRAQRVAADNAKITMPAPPVPSGPWNTMSASSEQQFGGAGKSLGGQESAGDSRNKRSQLHDLLAEEVLARSSNADDENIGNANDVSFPPLSPAVVQPDAPAFDDDDFIEAKDSKKNKKKGTKSKGSAAKAPLPVGSIDSSAMSIPAEKGKSSKQAKQEKEILPAPPSGPSFGDFVPWKTDQTNFVTAPAWSNDSAKVHKPLSLRDIQREEERRSSVVQQQPPSPTPAKVSVNQRNHGNASSKQASGSSPSKAVAPVQISSNPSNRAKSNAEDDLFWGPSDHSKQDKKQSEFPSLASQSKSSMTKDQSSVNRHKFQASKLPLSTAPSSNLIGKGKAEAANKQTEAMDFRDWCDSEWSRLTGTNDTSFLEFCIKQSTAEAETLLRENVGSLDRNGQFIDRFLNYKAFLSTDVIEMAFRAPSNRAPRLNPASAAKGGPSAEAEQDTGGKKKGKKGKKVSAAVLGFNVVSNRIMMGEIQNVD; this is translated from the exons ATGGCCGCCTCCCCGGACCGCGCCAATGAcgacctccgccgccgcctcgccgtaGACACGCCTCCACCTCCCCAGATCGCCAAAG AGAAGCAAGGCCTGGATACTGACGTGCCCCTTTCTCCTCAGTGGCTTATGAAG GAGCCCAGTTCACAGGGTTCACGCTCAGATGCTACAAAGACATCAGGGAATGGTGAAGACATGGACTCCAGTGCGAAGAAAAAGGATGTCTTCAGGGCTTCTGTGCTTGATGGTGAAACTGCGCGTCGTGACCGTTGGCGTGATGATGAACGTGAACCAAATTCAGGCCCTCGGTGGGCTCGCTGGAGGGAGACAGACAAGGAACAAGGTGATCCACGCAAGGTGGAAAAATGGTCAGATGACTCGTCCAAGTTTTCTGTGGATGGCCGTCGTGCTCCACAGGAACGTTGGGGTGATTCCAGTAACAAGGAGGGCAACTATGACCAACGCCGTGAGGGCAAGTGGATGACTCGTTGGGGTTCCAATGATAAGGAGTCTGAAAATTGGCGTGACCGCTGGGGTGATTCGGGCAAGGAGGGTGATGCTTCCCGTGAAAAAGGGTTTTCCCAGCTTGTCGCACATGGGAAAGATGGCAACATTCATGACAAGGATACTGAGAGAGATGATAACATTTCTCGATCATGGAAGTCTAGTCATCCTGTGGGCCGTGGTCGGGGTGATTCTTCTTATCACCCCTCACAGATATCACAAAAACCATCTTCTTTGTATGGTTATGGTAGAGGGAAACCCGATAATGAAATCACAGGTTTTTCCGGTTCTCGTGGAAAATTTACCCCTAGTTCTGGTAGTATAAATGCTGGCAGTACTGGATCTTCACgtccattccatcttggtctacttTCTGACAGACCTGGTGGTGCATCAGGGGATCGCACGGCATTTAGATATAGTAGGATGAAACTGCTTGACATATACAGAACAACTTCACATGTTACTGACTTCAAGATGCCTGTTGATGTTTGTGAGGAAGGGTCATTTATGCAAGAAGAAATGTTGGAGCCTTTAGCATTATTTGCTCCGACGACTGACGAAGCG GTCATTTTAAAAGCAATTGACAAAGGGGAAATCATAAACAGTGGTGTCTATCAGGTTTCCAAAGATGGTTCTGTTGGGAAAAGTAATCCTGATGGGGTGCCTTCAAAACAATCTAAATTAG GTGGTAGAGATGATCGACCTGGAAGTGCAGATGATTTGAAGGGAGAAACAGCTGGAAGTCTCAGGG GTGTTCCTGGAAATGTTGATTCGCTGCGTACAGAGACACCTAGCTATGTTGTTCCACAAAGATCTCGGTTTATTGGAGACCATAGGCTTGGACCGACCGACTTACCGCAGCAAATGCCCAATGTCTTTGATCAAGAAAGTAAAGTTGTCGGGATGACAGGTGTTGATGAGTTGACCAGTCCTATTCAACCTTATCCTAATCCAGAAAATCTCTCTTTATACTACAAAGATCCGCAGGGTCGAATTCAAGGCCCATTTTCTGGTGCTGACATCATTGGCTGGTTTGAGGCTAGTTATTTTGGTATTGATTTACTTGTTCGCGTTGCAAATGCGCCAAATGATGCGCCTTTCTTAATGCTTGGCGATGTTATGCCTCACCTACGAGCAAAGGCAAGGCCACCTCCAGGGTTTAGCACCACAAAGTCCAGTGATATGCTAATGCCGGAGACTCCACCTACAGGGAAATTTGTAAGCTCCAGTAGCACACACGGCGGATCAGCTGGTGTTGGTATTTTTAACAGTGGGCCAAGCAGGAATGGCGGTGCTGTTGAAGCCCAGAATCGTTTTCTGGAGTCACTGATGTCTAATACTATGCAAGGTCCTTCAGCTGCTATGACTGGAG GGCTGAATGAATATAACAGCAGTAGCTTTGGCAACATTGCGATGGCCGGAGGCGAGATTGGGAATAATATGAATTATCTTTTGGCACAGCAAAGATTGTTGGAAAGACAAAAATCTGCCCAAAATGCTGTTCCATATTGGTCTGCAGATGGTATTCCAGCAGCACAGGCACAAAATAAGGATACAGCTTCAGAAATGTCTAGCCTGAACTCTAAAGTACCCAGTTCCATGGCTGATCCATCTCGTCAAGCATCACAATCTCAAAATGTTGACTTGCTTGCTATGCTGCATTCTGCAGAGAAACCTAAAGCACCGACGGGATTGCCACCATGGTCAAACTACCCTGAAGCCCGGAATCTTAATCCTAACCTTCATGTGGATCTCACTCAAGGGCCACTTAACATGCATCAAAATCTGCAGAATTCTCAGCAAATGGCTACTGCTGTTCAACAACAGAATTTCATGCCACAGAACCAGCCACCTCTATCTCATTTGCCATCTGAGAAGTTGCTTGCTGAGATATCTCAAGACCCACAACTCTTGCACATGTTTCAGCAACAGTATTTGCTATCACAACTACAGTTGCAATCACAGCCACCAGTGACACCTCAACCTCAGTCACAACTCTCAATGTTGGACAAGATGATATTgcttcagcagcagcagcagcagcagcagcagcagctgcaacaaCGACTACAGCTTGAGCAACAGCAGTTGTTGCTGCAACAACAGCACCTAGTTTCTCACGTCGCACCTCATGGACATCCCAACCAACAGCTTGATGATCCTTTTGGGTCGAAGCATACTACATTGCCAGCTGGTGATTCTATGAATCTTGGTGTTCGAACAATTCAAGAGGTTCTTGAAGCTGATCGTATTTTGGCTAACCATGGTGCACCGCAGGGGCAACAATCTAGTCAAGCATTTATGAATATGAGGGGTATGGAGGGTGTTGGAACATCACAAAGCTCTGTACCTACCGTGCCATTGCCTCATGAATTTTTTATGGGTGCACCTTCAAAAGAACGGTTTCCCCATCCTCAGAAGTTGGAAAACTCAGCAAGTGATAACACTCAACTTAGTGCAAGTATGGTCAATACGATGCAAACAGAAGTTGCAGAAAGGTACAAGGATGCTTCTGGAAACTATCAGCAAGTTGGAATAGGTAAAGTTGAAAGTAGGCCTGCAAATGTTTTGAGTTTAAGATCTACAGAGACCAGCAGTTCAGCTCTTAGTGAAGCTAAGGGTTTTCCTGAGACACTACTGAATACAATATCCGAGACCATGCCACCTCATAATCGTGTCCAGGAAATTACAAATACCCTTGATGCAGTTGAGCTAACTATGACAACTGATGCAAAAACTCCTGATGCACAAGAGACAAAGAAagctgaaaagaaaaagaagcaaaagaagaaacaaacAGGTGTAGATGTTGGCAAAGGAGCTCCAAACACAGTTTCTCAACAGCCAAGACTAGAAGCTGAAGTTGATGGTTCAACTCAGGCTGTTACTAAGCATGGTTTGCCAGATGATACAGACCAACTTTTTTGGGGTTCCACTGCCAGAGTGGAAAGCTCTTCTAGAGCAGTTGGACCTCCACTGGGCTTTGAATCATACGTGAATTTGCCTGCCAAGAGTCTTCCCGAGGAGTATGCTATCAACAGAGCTGAATGGGAACCTAGTGCTCTATCTGAGCAGCATGCTGCGGCAAGCCAGAAAGGTTGGAAACATACCCAAGGACCCAGGCCTAAATCACTGCTGGAaattcaagctgaggaacaactaaGAGCACAGAGGGTAGCTGCGGACAATGCCAAGATAACCATGCCAGCGCCTCCTGTGCCATCAGGTCCTTGGAATACCATGTCTGCATCTTCTGAGCAACAATTTGGGGGTGCAGGCAAATCACTGGGTGGCCAGGAAAGTGCTGGTGACTCCAGGAACAAGAGAAGCCAGTTGCATGATTTGTTAGCAGAAGAAGTTCTGGCAAGGTCTAGTAATGCTGACGACGAGAATATTGGTAATGCTAATGATGTGTCATTTCCTCCTCTATCACCTGCTGTTGTTCAGCCTGATGCTCCTGcttttgatgatgatgacttcatTGAGGCCAAGGACTctaaaaagaacaagaaaaagggaACAAAGTCAAAAGGATCTGCAGCCAAAGCCCCATTACCTGTTGGTTCCATTGATTCATCAGCTATGTCTATACCAGCTGAAAAGGGCAAATCTTCTAAGCAAGCAAAACAAGAGAAGGAAATACTTCCGGCTCCTCCAAGTGGTCCATCCTTTGGAGATTTTgttccttggaagactgaccagaCAAATTTTGTGACTGCTCCAGCATGGTCCAACGACTCTGCTAAGGTTCACAAACCTTTGTCTTTGAGAGATATTCAgagagaggaagaaaggagatcaAGTGTTGTCCAGCAACAACCACCCTCACCTACTCCTGCAAAGGTGTCAGTGAACCAGCGGAATCATGGTAATGCTTCTTCTAAGCAAGCttctgggtcttctccatcaaagGCAGTTGCCCCTGTCCAGATAAGTTCCAATCCTTCCAACCGTGCCAAGTCAAATGCTGAAGATGATCTGTTTTGGGGCCCATCTGACCACTCCAAACAAGATAAGAAACA GTCAGAATTCCCAAGTCTAGCAAGTCAGAGTAAAAGTTCCATGACGAAAGACCAGTCTTCAGTAAACCGTCATAAGTTTCAGGCTAGCAAGTTGCCACTTTCAACGGCTCCAAGTTCTAACCTCATCGGGAAAGGGAAAGCAGAGGCAGCAAACAAGCAGACAG AGGCAATGGACTTCCGGGATTGGTGTGACAGCGAGTGGTCCAGGCTCACTGGAACAAATG ATACAAGTTTCCTCGAGTTCTGCATTAAGCAGTCGACTGCTGAAGCAGAAACGCTTCTCCGGGAGAACGTTGGCTCTCTGGACCGCAATGGTCAGTTCATCGACAGGTTCCTCAACTACAAGGCTTTTCTGTCCACAGATGTGATCGAGATGGCATTCAGAGCGCccagcaatcgtgccccccgcctGAACCCTGCTTCTGCGGCCAAAGGAGGGCCAAGTGCCGAGGCAGAGCAGGATACAGGAGGAAagaaaaaagggaagaaagggaaGAAGGTGAGCGCAGCGGTCTTGGGATTCAATGTAGTCAGCAACCGCATCATGATGGGTGAGATCCAGAACGTGGATTAG